GTCGGTGGGCTTGCCGATGCGCGGGTCGGCGCCGCGCGGCGGTACGTAGACCGGGCCGTCGTCACCGGCGCGTGCGCCAATGATCTTGCCCTTGGCCAGTCCGCGCAAAAAGCGTGTGGTCGCGAAACCCGCGGTGTATTCGTATTCCAGATGTACGGGAGTGCGAATGCTCAAGATCGGTTCGTTCTTGTCATCACTCATTCTCAGGCCTCCGGTTCGAAGCAGGCGATATCGCCAATTTCGCCGATCGTCTCGTCGCGCCAGCGCGCCTTTACGCGCATTCCGGTCGACATGCGTGTTTCGTCTCCCGCGTCCACGGCGTGCAGCATGGGAAGGTCCGCGCCGTCGAGTCGGATGAGCGCGAAGGCGAAGGGGTGGTCGAGCGGTTGCTTTTCGCGCGGCCTCGTGACCCAGGACCAGCCGGTCACGGTTCCCGCCGACCCCACGTCGACGATCTCACCCGAATCCTCACCGGTCTCGGGATCGAACTCCGTGGGCGGAACGATCACCTTTCCCGAAGGCAGCCGGCAGCCGACGATGCGTCGATCGCGCAGTCCGGTGAAGAACTGGGAGAGCACCGGGCCGACGGAACGTCGGTAGGTGTAGTCGACGATGTGTTTCGCCGAGAGGATCTCCTCGCTCTCTTGTGAAGCCATTGTTTCTCCTTGAAACCGGCGATTTCTGGCGCCGGATTGTTCGTCAGCGGACGGTGTCGTCTCGCAGCATGAGTTTCGCAGCGGAGCAGACCGTCCGTGTGACTTCCTGCTCGCCGATCAAACCTCCAGACCAACCGACCAGGGAGGAAAACCAGATCCCGACCAGTGCCGCCGCGATCGCGCCTTCTTCTGCGTCGGCGTTCGAGGCGTCGAGTGGAGTTTCGAGATCCGGCGCCTCGCCGCGCATCGCCGCCACGATCAGGCGACTGACACGCAACTGTGTGCCCGCGATTCGCAAGGCCGTCTCTGCATCCCCGCCCGCGCTCGCTCTCAGCATGGCCTTGGTCAGCTGGGGCTTGTGCGCCAGGCCCCGGGTCGCCCGGCGAAAGAACTCGCCAATGCGGGCCAACGGATCCTTGCCGCGGGTCGGCCGATCCACCATGACCCGTTCGAGACGTTCGAGGTCCTCGATGAAAGCGAAAAGCAGCAGGTCTTCTTTGCTGCGGAAGTACTTGTACAGCGTGCCGAGTGCGACGTCGGAGTTTTCAGCCACGTCGCGCAGTCGGACTGCTTCGAAGCCGC
The bacterium genome window above contains:
- a CDS encoding TetR/AcrR family transcriptional regulator — its product is DSGDGEPQIARLVASQLKRMRRIVDAAVDLAEQGGFEAVRLRDVAENSDVALGTLYKYFRSKEDLLLFAFIEDLERLERVMVDRPTRGKDPLARIGEFFRRATRGLAHKPQLTKAMLRASAGGDAETALRIAGTQLRVSRLIVAAMRGEAPDLETPLDASNADAEEGAIAAALVGIWFSSLVGWSGGLIGEQEVTRTVCSAAKLMLRDDTVR